Proteins encoded in a region of the Vicia villosa cultivar HV-30 ecotype Madison, WI linkage group LG5, Vvil1.0, whole genome shotgun sequence genome:
- the LOC131605810 gene encoding probable disease resistance protein At5g47260, giving the protein MASVRNANISNVDDKVKEQIMDALRVRDQEESIIGLCGPDKIVEASVKIVIRRAERDQLFEKIVTATVTKKPDITNIQMQIGDAIGLNFDDKTDLAESTCCTCFGYRKRMRTAERAHLLCAKMKELQTVLVVLYDLRGRLDLGEIGIPFGEDHNGCKILLASTNLEVLSKEMKVHKLIQLSET; this is encoded by the coding sequence ATGGCTAGTGTGAGGAATGCAAATATCTCCAACGTGGATGATAAGGTAAAGGAACAGATTATGGATGCACTAAGAGTGAGAGACCAAGAAGAAAGTATAATTGGATTATGTGGGCCAGATAAAATAGTCGAGGCTTCTGTAAAAATAGTTATAAGAAGAGCCGAGAGAGATCAATTGTTCGAAAAGATTGTCACAGCAACTGTGACTAAGAAACCTGACATTACAAATATCCAAATGCAAATCGGTGATGCAATAGGTCTCAATTTTGATGATAAGACGGACCTAGCTGAATCAACTTGTTGCACGTGTTTCGGTTATCGTAAAAGAATGAGAACTGCAGAAAGAGCTCATCTTCTGTGTGCTAAGATGAAGGAGCTGCAAACAGTCCTTGTTGTACTGTATGATCTTCGTGGCAGACTTGATTTAGGTGAGATTGGTATCCCCTTTGGTGAAGATCATAATGGTTGCAAGATTTTGCTGGCATCTACAAATTTGGAGGTTTTATCCAAAGAAATGAAGGTTCATAAGTTGATACAATTATCAGAGACATGA
- the LOC131605809 gene encoding probable disease resistance protein At5g47260, translated as MSKILRRMVDKNCVPTWMIVDNHNVFQDLTDSLEFECQTEMMYDTLARYQQEFMGKFEVVITTWCNGMSSYTQLNVSSMRRCAPPFPSVVTKSSKNTDRSKFDDKIKKQMMDALRVRDQGINIIGLCGPHKMVEAFVKTVIRKAERDQLFEKIVTATVTMKSYITNIQTQIGDAIGLNFDDKTDLAESTCCTCVGYSKRMRTAERAHLLCAKLKELQSVLVVLYDLHGRLDLGEIGIPFGEDHNGCKILLASTNLEVLSKEMKVHKLIQLSET; from the exons ATGTCGAAAATCTTGAGAAGGATGGTTGACAAGAATTGCGTGCCGACATGGATGATAGTCGACAACCACAACGTGTTTCAGGACTTAACTGATTCTCTAGAATTTGAGTGTCAAACTGAGATGATGTACGACACGTTGGCCAGATATCAACAAGAGTTCATGGGGAAGTTTGAAGTAGTTATTACAACGTG GTGCAATGGCATGTCATCATATACTCAACTAAATGTATCCTCAATGAGGAGGTGTGCACCTCCTTTTCCTAG TGTTGTAACTAAGAGTTCGAAGAACACGGACCGGTCCAAATTTGATGATAAGATTAAGAAACAGATGATGGATGCACTTAGAGTGAGAGACCAAGGAATAAATATAATTGGATTATGCGGGCCACATAAAATGGTTGAAGCTTTTGTAAAAACGGTTATAAGAAAAGCTGAGAGGGATCAATTGTTCGAAAAAATTGTCACAGCAACTGTGACAATGAAGTCTTACATTACAAATATCCAAACGCAAATTGGTGATGCAATAGGTCTCAATTTTGACGATAAGACCGACCTAGCTGAATCAACTTGTTGCACGTGTGTCGGTTATAGTAAAAGAATGAGAACTGCAGAAAGAGCTCATCTTCTGTGTGCTAAGTTGAAGGAGCTGCAATCAGTCCTAGTTGTACTGTATGATCTTCATGGCAGACTTGATTTAGGTGAGATTGGTATCCCCTTTGGCGAAGATCATAATGGTTGCAAGATTTTGTTGGCATCTACAAACTTGGAGGTTTTATCCAAAGAAATGAAGGTTCATAAGTTGATACAATTATCAGAGACATGA
- the LOC131607879 gene encoding uncharacterized protein LOC131607879, with amino-acid sequence MDGDYDLEMNNVQRVARPYNCVEDSMSSTDTPEVDLKQLMDELRLVELGVIGHVDFSMSSTDTPKFDDKIKKQMMDALRVRDQGENIIGLCGPRKMVEAFVKTVIRRAERDQLFEKIVTATVTKKPDITNIQMQIGDAIGLNFDDKTDVAESTCFMFFRNSKNTRTVERASLLCAKMKELQTVLVVLYDLHGRLDLGEIGIPFGEDHNGCKILLASTNLEVLSKEMKVHKLIQLSET; translated from the exons ATGGACGGGGATTATGATTTGGAAAt GAATAACGTGCAGCGTGTTGCCCGTCCATATAATTGTGTTGAAGATTCTATGAGTTCGACGGACACGCCCGAAGTTGATCTTAAACAGCTTATGGATGAACTTAGACTGGTTGAACTTGGAGTGATAGGCCATGTGGATTTTTCTATGAGTTCGACGGACACGCCCAAATTTGATGATAAGATTAAGAAACAGATGATGGATGCACTTAGAGTGAGAGACCAAGGAGAAAATATAATTGGATTATGCGGGCCACGTAAAATGGTTGAAGCTTTTGTAAAAACAGTTATAAGAAGAGCTGAGAGAGatcaattgtttgaaaagattgtcACAGCAACTGTGACTAAGAAACCAGACATTACAAATATCCAAATGCAAATTGGTGATGCAATAGGTCTCAATTTTGACGATAAGACGGATGTAGCAGAATCAACTTGTTTCATGTTTTTCCGTAATAGTAAAAATACGAGAACTGTAGAAAGAGCTAGTCTTCTGTGCGCTAAGATGAAGGAGCTGCAAACAGTCCTAGTTGTACTGTATGATCTTCATGGCAGACTTGATTTAGGTGAGATTGGTATCCCCTTTGGTGAAGATCATAATGGTTGCAAGATTTTGCTGGCATCTACAAACTTGGAGGTTTTATCCAAAGAAATGAAGGTTCATAAGTTGATACAATTATCAGAGACATGA